The following coding sequences are from one Lolium rigidum isolate FL_2022 chromosome 6, APGP_CSIRO_Lrig_0.1, whole genome shotgun sequence window:
- the LOC124666055 gene encoding protein ALP1-like — MAPLRGAKRRKRQPEKALPAGVTAPMPPPDAADWWDSFSRRLAAGHYSKESQNFESVFRMSRRTFDYICALISGDFSRKTQGFRNFRFGDKTILGLEDQVAVALLRLTTGESLLSIGNRFGMNHSAISNITWKFIESLEDRAISHLKWPDAEEMATIKAKFEKLQGLPNCCGAIDTTHILMCSSAQPNSNVWLDGENRNSMVLQAIVDPDMRFRDIVSGWPGSLDDSCILRTSGFYKVCEKGTRLEGQMELPGDGEGAGSVVREYIIGDTSYPLLPWLMTPYQGRDLSPAKAEFNRRHTAARMVVHGAMARLKERWQVLKGELWRPDKHRLPRIIYACCLLTNIMIDREDSERNRTSAGHNHDDGYMQQFSDVADEGAVAQRDIICQHVSRLGSKLPE, encoded by the exons ATGGCACCACTCCGGGGGGCCAAGCGGCGGAAGCGGCAGCCCGAGAAGGCCCTCCCGGCGGGGGTGACGGCGCCGATGCCCCCGCCGGACGCCGCCGACTGGTGGGACTCCTTCTCCCGCAGGCTTGCAGCAG GACACTATTCCAAAGAGTCCCAAAACTTCGAGTCAGTCTTCAGGATGTCGAGGAGGACATTTGACTACATTTGCGCTCTTATTAGCGGAGACTTTTCAAGGAAGACACAGGGTTTCAGAAATTTCAGGTTTGGAGACAAGACGATTCTTGGTTTGGAGGATCAAGTAGCTGTTGCTCTGTTGAGACTGACAACTGGCGAGTCACTTCTGAGCATAGGGAATCGCTTCGGGATGAACCACTCAGCCATCTCAAACATCACTTGGAAGTTTATCGAGTCCTTGGAGGATCGCGCAATCAGTCATCTGAAGTGGCCTGACGCTGAGGAGATGGCGACCATCAAAGCAAAGTTTGAAAAGCTCCAGGGCCTCCCCAACTGCTGTGGTGCCATTGACACAACGCACATCCTAATGTGCTCTTCAGCTCAGCCTAACAGCAATGTCTGGCTTGATGGAGAGAACAGGAACAGCATGGTCTTGCAGGCCATAGTTGACCCTGACATGCGGTTCAGAGACATTGTCAGTGGCTGGCCTGGGAGCTTGGATGACTCATGCATCCTGCGTACCTCGGGCTTCTACAAGGTATGTGAGAAAGGCACAAGGCTGGAGGGGCAAATGGAGCTCCCTGGAGATGGGGAGGGAGCAGGGTCAGTGGTCCGAGAGTACATTATTGGGGATACAAGCTACCCTCTCCTTCCCTGGCTGATGACTCCATACCAAGGGCGCGACCTATCTCCGGCGAAAGCTGAGTTCAACAGGCGACACACCGCCGCAAGAATGGTGGTGCATGGTGCTATGGCCAGGCTGAAAGAAAGGTGGCAGGTACTCAAGGGAGAACTGTGGAGGCCTGACAAGCACCGGCTGCCAAGGATCATCTACGCCTGCTGCCTGCTCACCAACATCATGATCGACCGCGAGGACTCAGAGAGGAACCGGACGTCAGCAGGGCACAACCATGACGACGGCTACATGCAGCAGTTCAGCGATGTGGCCGATGAGGGTGCGGTCGCGCAGAGGGACATCATTTGCCAGCATGTCAGCAGGCTCGGCAGCAAACTACCGGAGTGA
- the LOC124665932 gene encoding coatomer subunit zeta-1-like isoform X2: MPIPQAGHRASGSQSSQIRLAEMGSCPSVKNILVLDLEGKRVAVKYYSDEWPSAASKLAFEKSVFVKTQKPGAKAEEADVVMFDGYIVVYKFIEDLHFFVTGGEEENELILASVLQGFSDAVGILLSKVDKRTALENLDLIFLCIDEVVDGGIVLETDGNVIAEKVSGHGPEGAGSYAEQSVTQAFAVAKQHFMRSLLN, translated from the exons ATGCCAATCCCTCAAGCAGGCCACCGCGCATCTGGTTCCCAAAGCTCGCAAATCCGCCTTGCCGAGATG GGTTCCTGCCCTTCGGTCAAGAACATCCTTGTGCTGGACTTGGAAGGGAAACGCGTGGCCGTGAAGTACTACAGCGATGAGTGGCCCTCCGCGGCCTCCAAGTTAGCTTTCGAGAAGTCCGTCTTCGTGAAAACCCAGAAACCGGGTGCTAAAGCAGAAGAAG CTGATGTGGTAATGTTCGATGGTTACATTGTTGTGTACAAGTTCATCGAAGACCTACATTTTTTTGTaactggaggagaggaggagaatgaGCTCATTTTAGCATCAGTTCTTCAGGGTTTTTCCGATGCTGTTGGCATTCTTCTCAG CAAGGTAGACAAAAGGACCGCCCTTGAAAATCTGGATCTCATCTTTTTATGCATTGATGAAGTTGTTGATGGAGG GATTGTTCTGGAAACAGATGGTAATGTGATAGCGGAGAAGGTGTCAGGTCATGGACCGGAAGGAGCTGGATCATACGCTGAGCAG TCGGTGACCCAAGCCTTCGCGGTAGCAAAACAGCACTTTATGAGGTCTCTCCTCAACTAG
- the LOC124665932 gene encoding coatomer subunit zeta-1-like isoform X1, with protein sequence MPIPQAGHRASGSQSSQIRLAEMGSCPSVKNILVLDLEGKRVAVKYYSDEWPSAASKLAFEKSVFVKTQKPGAKAEEADVVMFDGYIVVYKFIEDLHFFVTGGEEENELILASVLQGFSDAVGILLRSKVDKRTALENLDLIFLCIDEVVDGGIVLETDGNVIAEKVSGHGPEGAGSYAEQSVTQAFAVAKQHFMRSLLN encoded by the exons ATGCCAATCCCTCAAGCAGGCCACCGCGCATCTGGTTCCCAAAGCTCGCAAATCCGCCTTGCCGAGATG GGTTCCTGCCCTTCGGTCAAGAACATCCTTGTGCTGGACTTGGAAGGGAAACGCGTGGCCGTGAAGTACTACAGCGATGAGTGGCCCTCCGCGGCCTCCAAGTTAGCTTTCGAGAAGTCCGTCTTCGTGAAAACCCAGAAACCGGGTGCTAAAGCAGAAGAAG CTGATGTGGTAATGTTCGATGGTTACATTGTTGTGTACAAGTTCATCGAAGACCTACATTTTTTTGTaactggaggagaggaggagaatgaGCTCATTTTAGCATCAGTTCTTCAGGGTTTTTCCGATGCTGTTGGCATTCTTCTCAG AAGCAAGGTAGACAAAAGGACCGCCCTTGAAAATCTGGATCTCATCTTTTTATGCATTGATGAAGTTGTTGATGGAGG GATTGTTCTGGAAACAGATGGTAATGTGATAGCGGAGAAGGTGTCAGGTCATGGACCGGAAGGAGCTGGATCATACGCTGAGCAG TCGGTGACCCAAGCCTTCGCGGTAGCAAAACAGCACTTTATGAGGTCTCTCCTCAACTAG